A stretch of the Argentina anserina chromosome 6, drPotAnse1.1, whole genome shotgun sequence genome encodes the following:
- the LOC126798703 gene encoding uncharacterized protein LOC126798703 — protein sequence MPNWALKSCCKHDQVMFLATIGVFTLVILALWRTVLLTPFKLITVFLHEASHAIACILTCGKVEGIQVHANEGGVTQTRGGIYWLILPAGYLGSSFWGMTLILASTNLLTARIAAGCFGVALLVVLFVAKNWTLRGLCIGFIIFLAVVWVLQELTKIHILRYVILFIGVMNSLFSVYDIYDDLISRRVNSSDAEKFAEVCPCPCNGVGWGVIWGLISFIFLCVSVYLGLVILS from the exons ATGCCGAATTGGGCGCTCAAGAGTTGTTGCAAGCATGACCAGGTCATGTTCTTAGCGACTATTGGAGTCTTCACCCTTGTGATCCTTGCG CTATGGAGGACAGTACTACTCACGCCTTTTAAGCTCATTACAGTTTTCCTGCACGAAGCAAGCCATGCGATTGCTTGTATACTCACATGTGGCAAG GTTGAGGGTATCCAGGTTCACGCAAATGAGGGTGGGGTTACACAAACACGTGGTGGTATATATTGGCTCATCTTGCCTGCAGGAT ATCTAGGTTCATCATTTTGGGGAATGACATTGATACTTGCGTCAACAAATCTCCTCACTGCTAGAATTGCCGCTGGTTGTTTCGGTGTTGCCCTGCTTGTTGTGCTTTTTGTGGCAAAAAAT TGGACACTTCGAGGACTTTGTATTG GATTTATCATATTCCTTGCTGTAGTATGGGTTCTGCAAGAACTCACGAAAATCCATATTCTTCGCTATGTCATTCTCTTTATTG GTGTGATGAACAgtttgttttcagtttacg ATATTTATGATGACTTAATATCTAGAAGAGTCAACTCCAGTGATGCGGAAAAGTTTGCAGAAGTTTGCCCCTGTCCCTGCAATGGGGTTGGATGGGGAGTCATATG GGGATTGATatctttcatatttctttgtgtATCCGTATACCTTGGACTCGTCATCTTGTCCTGA